One stretch of Streptomyces sp. R21 DNA includes these proteins:
- the uvrA gene encoding excinuclease ABC subunit UvrA — MADRLIVRGAREHNLKNVSLDLPRDSLIVFTGLSGSGKSSLAFDTIFAEGQRRYVESLSSYARQFLGQMDKPDVDFIEGLSPAVSIDQKSTSRNPRSTVGTITEVYDYLRLLFARIGKPHCPECGRPITRQSPQAIVDKVLELPEGSRFQVLSPLVRERKGEFVDLFADLQTKGYSRARVDGETIQLTEPPTLKKQEKHTIEVVVDRLTVKDGAKRRLTDSVETALGLSGGMVVLDFVDLPADDPERERMYSEHLYCPYDDLSFEELEPRSFSFNSPFGACPECTGIGTRMEVDAELIVPDEDKSLDEGAIHPWSHGHTKDYFGRLIGALADALGFRTDIPFAGLPQRAKKALLYGHKTQIEVRYRNRYGRERVYTTGFEGAVPFVKRRHGEAESDASRERFEGYMREVPCPTCEGTRLKPLVLAVTVMEKSIAEVSAMSISDCADFLGELKLNARDKKIAERVLKEVNERLRFLVDVGLDYLSLNRAAGTLSGGEAQRIRLATQIGSGLVGVLYVLDEPSIGLHQRDNHRLIETLVRLRDMGNTLIVVEHDEDTIKVADWVVDIGPGAGEHGGKVVHSGPLKELLANPESITGQYLSRKREIGTPDIRRPADPGRKLTVHGARENNLQDIDVSFPLGVLTAVTGVSGSGKSTLVNDILYTHLARELNGARNVPGRHTRVEGDDLVDKVVHVDQSPIGRTPRSNPATYTGVFDHVRRLFAETTEAKVRGYLPGRFSFNVKGGRCENCSGDGTIKIEMNFLPDVYVPCEVCHGARYNRETLEVHYKGKSISEVLDMPIEEALDFFEAVPAIARHLRTLNDVGLGYVRLGQSAPTLSGGEAQRVKLASELQKRSTGRTVYVLDEPTTGLHFEDISKLITVLSGLVDKGNTVIVIEHNLDVIKTADWVVDMGPEGGNGGGLVIAEGTPEQVAGVPASHTGKFLREILGADRISDAAPPMKAARKTTAKKTVAAKSASAAKKTTTKAVDSTATKKAAAATKKTAATKTATAKTAAAKKATPAKKTTTRTRKA; from the coding sequence GTGGCCGACCGTCTCATCGTCCGTGGAGCGCGCGAGCACAATCTGAAGAATGTCTCGCTCGACCTCCCGCGCGACTCGCTCATCGTCTTCACGGGCCTGTCGGGGTCGGGCAAGTCCTCGCTGGCCTTCGACACGATCTTCGCCGAGGGGCAGCGGCGCTACGTCGAGTCGCTCTCGTCGTACGCCCGGCAGTTCCTCGGCCAGATGGACAAGCCGGATGTGGACTTCATCGAGGGTCTCTCCCCGGCGGTCTCCATCGACCAGAAGTCGACCTCGCGCAACCCGCGCTCGACGGTCGGCACCATCACCGAGGTCTACGACTACCTCCGCCTGCTCTTCGCGCGCATCGGCAAGCCACACTGCCCCGAGTGCGGCCGTCCGATCACCCGCCAGTCGCCGCAGGCCATCGTCGACAAGGTCCTGGAGCTGCCCGAGGGCAGCCGCTTCCAGGTGCTGTCGCCGCTGGTGCGCGAGCGCAAGGGCGAGTTCGTGGACCTGTTCGCCGACCTCCAGACCAAGGGGTACAGCAGGGCCCGGGTCGACGGCGAGACGATCCAGCTCACCGAGCCGCCCACGCTGAAGAAGCAGGAGAAGCACACCATCGAGGTGGTCGTCGACCGCCTCACCGTGAAGGACGGCGCCAAGCGCCGCCTCACCGACTCCGTGGAGACCGCCCTCGGGCTCTCCGGCGGCATGGTCGTCCTCGACTTCGTCGACCTGCCGGCCGACGACCCCGAGCGCGAGCGCATGTACTCGGAGCACCTGTACTGCCCGTACGACGACCTGTCCTTCGAGGAGCTGGAGCCCCGCTCCTTCTCCTTCAACTCGCCCTTCGGCGCCTGCCCCGAGTGCACCGGCATCGGCACCCGCATGGAGGTCGACGCCGAGCTGATCGTCCCTGACGAGGACAAGTCCCTCGACGAGGGCGCCATCCACCCCTGGTCGCACGGGCACACCAAGGACTACTTCGGGCGGCTCATCGGCGCACTCGCCGACGCGCTGGGATTCCGGACCGACATCCCCTTCGCAGGCCTCCCGCAGCGCGCCAAGAAGGCCCTGCTCTACGGCCACAAGACGCAGATCGAGGTCCGCTACCGCAACCGGTACGGGCGCGAGCGGGTCTACACCACGGGCTTCGAAGGAGCCGTCCCCTTCGTCAAGCGGCGGCACGGCGAGGCCGAGAGCGACGCCAGCCGCGAGCGCTTCGAGGGCTATATGCGCGAGGTGCCCTGCCCCACCTGTGAGGGCACGCGCCTGAAGCCGCTCGTCCTCGCGGTCACCGTCATGGAGAAGTCGATCGCCGAGGTCTCGGCGATGTCGATCAGCGACTGCGCGGACTTCCTGGGCGAGCTGAAGCTCAACGCCCGTGACAAGAAGATCGCCGAACGGGTGCTCAAGGAGGTCAACGAACGGCTGCGCTTCCTGGTCGACGTCGGCCTGGACTACCTCTCGCTGAACCGCGCGGCCGGCACGCTCTCCGGCGGCGAGGCCCAGCGCATCCGACTGGCCACGCAGATCGGCTCCGGACTCGTCGGCGTGCTGTACGTCCTCGACGAGCCCTCCATCGGTCTGCACCAGCGCGACAACCACCGGCTGATCGAGACCCTCGTACGGCTGCGCGACATGGGCAACACGCTCATCGTCGTCGAGCACGACGAGGACACCATCAAGGTCGCCGACTGGGTCGTGGACATCGGTCCGGGCGCCGGTGAGCACGGCGGCAAGGTCGTGCACAGCGGCCCCTTGAAGGAGCTGCTCGCCAACCCCGAGTCGATCACGGGCCAGTACCTGTCGCGCAAGAGGGAGATCGGGACCCCGGACATCCGCCGCCCCGCCGACCCGGGCCGCAAGCTCACGGTGCACGGCGCCCGGGAGAACAACCTCCAGGACATCGACGTCTCCTTCCCGCTGGGCGTCCTCACGGCCGTCACCGGCGTCTCCGGCTCCGGCAAGTCGACGCTGGTCAACGACATCCTGTACACGCACCTGGCCCGCGAGCTGAACGGTGCGCGGAACGTTCCCGGGCGGCACACGCGCGTGGAGGGCGACGACCTCGTCGACAAGGTCGTTCATGTCGACCAGTCGCCCATCGGCCGCACGCCCCGCTCGAACCCGGCGACGTACACCGGAGTCTTCGACCACGTCCGCAGGCTGTTCGCCGAGACGACCGAGGCGAAGGTGCGGGGCTATCTGCCCGGCCGCTTCTCCTTCAACGTCAAGGGCGGCCGCTGCGAGAACTGCTCCGGCGACGGCACCATCAAGATCGAGATGAACTTCCTGCCGGACGTGTACGTCCCCTGCGAGGTCTGCCACGGGGCGCGCTACAACCGGGAGACCCTGGAGGTCCACTACAAGGGCAAGTCCATCTCCGAGGTCCTCGACATGCCCATCGAGGAGGCGCTCGACTTCTTCGAGGCCGTGCCCGCCATCGCCCGCCACCTCAGGACGCTCAACGACGTCGGCCTCGGCTACGTCCGGCTCGGCCAGTCCGCGCCGACGCTGTCCGGCGGTGAGGCGCAGCGCGTCAAGCTCGCCAGCGAGTTGCAGAAGCGCTCCACGGGACGCACGGTGTACGTCCTCGACGAGCCGACCACCGGTCTGCACTTCGAGGACATCAGCAAGCTCATCACGGTGCTGTCCGGCCTGGTCGACAAGGGCAACACGGTCATCGTCATCGAGCACAACCTGGACGTCATCAAGACCGCCGACTGGGTCGTCGACATGGGCCCCGAGGGTGGCAACGGCGGCGGTCTCGTCATCGCGGAGGGCACGCCCGAGCAGGTCGCCGGGGTGCCGGCCAGCCACACGGGCAAGTTCCTGCGCGAGATCCTGGGCGCCGACCGCATCAGCGACGCCGCTCCTCCGATGAAGGCCGCGCGTAAGACGACCGCCAAGAAGACGGTGGCGGCCAAGTCCGCGTCGGCGGCGAAGAAGACGACCACGAAGGCAGTCGACAGCACCGCGACCAAGAAGGCGGCCGCAGCCACAAAGAAGACGGCTGCCACCAAGACGGCCACCGCAAAGACGGCCGCAGCCAAGAAGGCGACCCCCGCGAAGAAGACCACGACGCGGACGCGCAAGGCCTGA
- a CDS encoding YceI family protein — protein MTPHNSPSAAASSAEELPLLPGDWELDPFHSAVNFTIRHLGIAKVRGRFGEVKAALYVGESADDIKVSADIGLASIDTGNADRDAHVRSPELLDVARRPTMAFRSTRVSGKGEDWAMEGELTIGDVTQPVTFAVEFGGVVDSVADNRKHAGFEATGEIRRSDFGLDFGAGLLGDVVKIQLDMQFVEPQGQGG, from the coding sequence ATGACACCTCACAACTCCCCTTCCGCAGCCGCTTCTTCGGCCGAAGAGCTGCCCCTTCTCCCTGGCGACTGGGAGCTCGACCCGTTCCACTCCGCCGTGAACTTCACCATCCGCCATCTCGGGATCGCCAAGGTGCGCGGCCGCTTCGGCGAGGTGAAGGCCGCGTTGTACGTCGGTGAGAGCGCCGACGACATCAAGGTGAGCGCCGACATCGGCCTGGCCTCCATCGACACCGGCAACGCCGACCGCGACGCTCATGTCCGCTCTCCCGAGCTGCTCGATGTCGCCCGGCGCCCGACCATGGCCTTCCGCTCGACGCGGGTGTCGGGCAAGGGCGAGGACTGGGCGATGGAGGGCGAGTTGACCATCGGCGACGTGACGCAACCGGTGACCTTCGCCGTCGAGTTCGGGGGTGTGGTGGACTCCGTCGCCGACAACCGGAAGCACGCGGGGTTCGAGGCGACGGGCGAGATCCGGCGCAGCGACTTCGGTCTGGACTTCGGGGCCGGGCTCCTCGGCGATGTCGTCAAGATCCAGCTGGACATGCAGTTCGTCGAGCCGCAGGGGCAGGGCGGCTGA
- a CDS encoding helix-turn-helix domain-containing protein has protein sequence MSDNELGTFLRTRREAVTPAEVGLPTGPRRRTPGLRRSELATLAGISVEYLTRLEQGRDRNPSPQVLGALGDALRLPVTDRFLMRRLVKESGDDKVFCASAVAPTRTVRPSVQALLDRLEPTPAVLLNWIGDIVAYTTGYERLARPLGLLDGRHPNITRFVFTDERARSVFQDWDRVADEQVALLRHEASLHDPHVAAFADELTVTAGAVFKDRLDAVPVMPRRAGTQILVHPEAGSLYLAFETLALPDDGQRLVVKLPADDATATALDRLNGRKPGALRAVTG, from the coding sequence GTGAGCGACAACGAACTGGGCACCTTTCTGCGCACCCGTCGTGAAGCCGTCACACCCGCCGAGGTCGGACTGCCCACCGGGCCCCGCCGTCGCACGCCGGGACTGCGGCGCTCGGAGCTGGCCACGCTGGCGGGCATCAGCGTCGAGTACCTCACGCGCCTCGAACAGGGCCGTGACCGCAATCCGTCGCCCCAGGTGCTCGGCGCCCTCGGAGACGCGCTGCGGCTGCCGGTGACGGATCGCTTCCTGATGCGCCGCCTGGTGAAGGAATCCGGGGACGACAAGGTGTTCTGCGCATCGGCGGTGGCGCCCACGCGTACGGTGCGCCCCTCCGTGCAGGCCCTCCTCGACCGCCTCGAGCCCACACCCGCCGTACTGCTCAACTGGATCGGCGACATCGTCGCGTACACCACCGGCTATGAACGGCTCGCCAGGCCACTCGGCCTGCTCGACGGCAGGCACCCCAACATCACCCGCTTCGTGTTCACCGACGAGCGGGCGCGCAGCGTCTTCCAGGACTGGGACCGCGTGGCCGACGAACAGGTCGCCCTGCTCAGGCACGAGGCCTCGCTGCACGACCCTCATGTCGCCGCGTTCGCCGACGAGTTGACCGTGACCGCGGGAGCCGTGTTCAAGGACCGGCTCGACGCCGTCCCGGTCATGCCCCGGCGTGCGGGAACCCAGATCCTCGTACACCCCGAGGCCGGCTCGCTGTACCTCGCGTTCGAGACCCTCGCGCTCCCCGACGACGGCCAGCGTCTGGTCGTCAAGCTCCCCGCGGACGACGCCACGGCCACCGCCCTGGACCGCCTCAACGGCCGCAAGCCCGGGGCCCTGCGCGCGGTCACGGGCTGA
- a CDS encoding carbohydrate kinase encodes MIVVAGEALIDLVPQGAGALAGLLPARGGGPYNTAVALGRLGSPTAFCSRISCDAFGDALVGGLREAGVDVSPVRRGSEPTTLAVAMVGTDGSAAYSFYVEGTADRLFTAPDRLPDATRAVSFGTCSLVLEPGASAYEELMRSAAAQGVFTALDPNIRAGLIPDADAYRARFKSWLPSVSLLKLSEEDARWLGGTPGEWLASGPSAVVVTRGGDGLTVFTRDGAEYAVPGEPVDVVDTIGAGDTVNAALLHGLAARDALSPAAVAELGTEGWTELLRFAARAAAITCSRAGAEPPYAYELA; translated from the coding sequence GTGATCGTCGTCGCCGGTGAGGCCCTGATCGACCTGGTACCGCAGGGGGCGGGCGCGCTCGCGGGCCTGCTGCCGGCGCGCGGCGGCGGCCCCTACAACACGGCGGTGGCGCTGGGCCGCCTCGGCTCCCCCACCGCCTTCTGCTCCCGGATCTCCTGCGACGCCTTCGGCGACGCGCTGGTGGGCGGGCTGCGCGAGGCGGGCGTCGACGTGTCGCCGGTGCGGCGCGGCAGCGAGCCGACGACCCTGGCGGTAGCCATGGTCGGCACGGACGGCTCCGCCGCGTACTCCTTCTACGTCGAAGGCACGGCGGACCGCCTGTTCACGGCGCCGGACCGGCTCCCGGACGCCACTCGGGCGGTGTCCTTCGGCACCTGCTCGCTTGTCCTGGAGCCCGGCGCGAGCGCGTACGAGGAACTGATGCGGAGCGCGGCCGCACAAGGCGTGTTCACGGCGCTCGACCCGAACATCCGGGCGGGGCTGATCCCCGACGCGGACGCCTACCGGGCCAGGTTCAAGAGCTGGCTGCCGTCGGTGTCGCTGCTCAAGCTCTCCGAGGAGGACGCGCGCTGGCTGGGCGGCACCCCGGGCGAGTGGCTGGCGTCCGGCCCCTCCGCGGTCGTGGTCACCCGGGGCGGCGACGGGCTGACCGTCTTCACCCGGGACGGCGCCGAGTACGCGGTGCCGGGCGAGCCGGTCGACGTGGTGGACACGATCGGCGCGGGCGACACGGTGAACGCGGCCCTGCTGCACGGCCTGGCCGCCCGCGACGCCCTCTCCCCGGCGGCGGTGGCGGAGCTGGGCACCGAGGGCTGGACCGAACTGCTGCGGTTCGCCGCCCGTGCGGCGGCGATCACCTGCTCGCGGGCGGGCGCGGAACCGCCGTACGCCTACGAGCTGGCCTGA
- a CDS encoding LacI family DNA-binding transcriptional regulator — MATMADVARTAGVSVATVSHVLNDTRPVRPHTRQAVLDAIDELGYTPNTLARSLVTSRTRSIGLAVSAISNPYFTEILQGVETGALEHGYSLLIADPHDDPEHEHKVVRLLHERRVDGMIVAPSAQPDALLGYLGQHGVPTVFLDRLVDAPGGAGAGAGAGAGAGAGAGAGATAGAGAGIGAGADGPFRFDQVCTENAEPVTRLVTHLAALGHKRIGLVAGLPGFSTTTERISGYRIGLAHAGLPYDERLVVPGDSTAETAERVTGALLSLAAPPTALVTANNAMTIGALRALRERGLAVPDDIALCCFDDFAWADLFAPRLTAISQPSKEIGAEAVRLLLDRLAAPERPGRTVRLPCAFVHRTSCGCAENTGTGRQAPEDSRRTESREKGRVS; from the coding sequence ATGGCGACGATGGCCGACGTGGCGCGCACCGCCGGGGTGTCCGTCGCCACCGTCTCGCACGTACTGAACGACACGCGTCCGGTACGGCCGCACACGCGCCAGGCCGTCCTCGACGCCATCGACGAGCTCGGCTACACGCCCAACACGCTGGCCCGCTCGCTGGTCACCTCGCGCACGCGGTCCATCGGTCTCGCGGTCTCGGCGATCAGCAACCCGTACTTCACTGAGATCCTCCAGGGCGTCGAGACCGGCGCCCTGGAGCACGGCTACAGCCTGCTGATCGCCGATCCGCACGACGATCCCGAGCATGAGCACAAGGTCGTCCGGCTCCTGCACGAGCGGCGCGTCGACGGCATGATCGTCGCGCCCTCGGCGCAGCCGGACGCGCTCCTCGGCTATCTCGGGCAGCACGGGGTACCGACCGTGTTCCTGGACCGACTGGTCGATGCTCCCGGCGGTGCGGGTGCCGGGGCAGGTGCGGGAGCGGGTGCCGGTGCCGGTGCCGGTGCCGGTGCGACTGCCGGGGCGGGAGCGGGTATTGGGGCCGGGGCAGACGGCCCCTTCCGCTTCGATCAGGTCTGCACCGAGAACGCCGAGCCCGTCACCCGGCTGGTCACGCATCTCGCAGCACTCGGACACAAGCGCATCGGCCTGGTCGCGGGCCTGCCCGGGTTCAGCACCACGACCGAGCGGATCTCCGGCTACCGGATCGGCCTGGCGCACGCCGGACTGCCGTACGACGAACGGCTCGTGGTGCCGGGTGACTCCACGGCGGAGACCGCCGAGCGCGTCACCGGCGCCCTGCTGTCGCTCGCCGCGCCACCCACCGCGCTGGTCACCGCCAACAACGCAATGACCATCGGCGCGCTGCGTGCCCTGCGCGAGCGGGGCCTCGCCGTGCCGGACGACATCGCGCTGTGCTGCTTCGACGACTTCGCCTGGGCTGACCTGTTCGCACCCCGGCTGACCGCGATCTCCCAGCCCAGCAAGGAGATCGGGGCCGAGGCCGTCCGGCTGCTCCTGGACCGGCTGGCCGCACCGGAGCGCCCCGGCCGTACCGTGCGACTCCCGTGCGCCTTCGTCCACCGCACCTCGTGCGGCTGCGCGGAGAACACCGGGACCGGTCGCCAGGCCCCCGAAGACAGCAGACGTACTGAGAGCCGTGAGAAAGGACGCGTGTCGTGA
- a CDS encoding Rieske (2Fe-2S) protein has product MSGRSSASRRTVLRGAALTPVAGLALTACSNNGEATNGLPTEPVELGAESEVPKGGATLYRDQNMVVSRAEDGSLKAFSTICTHAGCPINKLEGTTLTCPCHGSQFDATTGKVLHTPATVPLNEMSVKVKGGTIVAGPAV; this is encoded by the coding sequence ATGTCCGGCCGTTCCTCCGCGAGTCGTCGCACCGTCCTTCGAGGAGCGGCACTCACGCCGGTCGCCGGGCTCGCTCTCACCGCGTGCTCCAACAACGGCGAAGCCACCAACGGGCTGCCGACGGAACCGGTCGAACTGGGCGCGGAGAGCGAGGTCCCCAAGGGCGGCGCCACGCTGTACCGGGATCAGAACATGGTGGTCAGCCGGGCCGAGGACGGCTCCCTGAAGGCGTTCAGCACCATCTGCACGCACGCCGGGTGCCCCATCAACAAGCTGGAGGGCACGACACTCACCTGCCCGTGCCACGGCAGCCAGTTCGACGCCACGACCGGCAAAGTGCTGCACACGCCGGCCACCGTCCCGTTGAACGAGATGTCCGTGAAGGTGAAGGGCGGCACGATCGTCGCGGGTCCGGCGGTCTGA